The window CCGCCGTCTCCATGCTCCTGGGCGCCGAGGAACGCGGCGAACTCCTCCCCGGCGCACCGGTGGTGGAATCGACCTCCGGAACCCTCGGGATAGGCCTCGCCTTCGCCGGACAGGCGCTCGGACACCCCGTCGTGCTGGTCGGGGACACCGAACTGGAGCCCTCCATGCGCCGGTTGCTGCGCTCCCACGGCGCCCGTCTGGAACTGGTGGACACGCCTGCCGCCCAAGGAGGCTGGCAGGGCGCCCGCCTGGAGAAGCTGCACGACCTCCTCGGGCGCCTCCCCGGGGCGTACTGGCCCGACCAGTACAACAACCCCGACAACACGGCCGGTTACGCCTCACTCGCCGCCGAGCTGGCCACCCAGCTCGACCACCTCGACATCCTCGTCTGCAGCGTCGGCACCGGCGGGCACAGCGCCGGGATCGCCGGGCCGCTGCGCAGGCACTGGCCGGCCCTGCGCCTCATCGCCGTCGACTCCACCGGATCGACCATCTTCGGGCAGGCCGCCGCCCCCCGCCTGATGCGTGGACTCGGCAGCAGCATCCACCCGCGGAACGTCGCCCACCGGGTCTTCGACGAGGTGCACTGGATCGGACCGGCCGAGGCCGTCGACACCTGCCGGCGCCTCGCACGCGGCAACTTCGTCAGCGGCGGATGGAGCACGGGCGCCGTCGCGCGGGTCGCGGCCTGGGCCGCCGCCTCCCACCCCGGGGCGGCCGTCGCCACCGTGTTCCCGGACGGACCGCACCGCTACCTCGGGAGCGTCTACGACGACGACTTCACGGCCGCACACCACCTGGACCCCCGCCTCGCCGCCGGTGAGCCCGTCGACATCCCGCACCCACGCGCCGCGCACGCCGGTGGCTGGGCCAGGTGCACCACCGTCACCGACCCATCGGCGGGACACCCGGGAGGACAGCCGTGAAACTCACCCAGCGCACCGTGCGGCTGACCCTCACCGAGCCGCTGCGCATCTCCCGGTCCACCATGGCCGCCCGCGACGCCGTGTGGCTCACCGTCGAACACGACGGACTGCGCGGTCACGGCGAGGCCGTCACCAGCCGCTTCTACGGACTCGACACCCCCACCCTGCAACGCCTCGCGGCCCGCACCGGCGAGCGGCTGGCACGCTTCGCCGGTCCCGAGACCGCACTGCACGCCCTGCGCACCGGCGAACTCGGCCCGACCGGAACCCCGGCAGCGGTGACCGCGGCGACCGAGGCGGCGCTGCTCGACCTGGTGGGCAAGCGCGCCGCCACGGCCGTCCACCGCTTCCTCGGCTCGTCCGTGCCCCCGAGGGCCGCCACCGCCCGCACGATCTCGATCACCTCGCCGGGCCGTGCTGCCGCCCAGGCACGCAGGCTCGCCGACGCGGGCTTCTCCGTCCTCAAGATCAAGGCGGGGGACCCGGACCACGAGGCCGACCTGGACCGGGTGCGCGCCGTCCGCGCCGCGGCACCGGCGGCCCGGCTCCTCCTCGACCCGAACGGGGCCTGGACGGTGGGCCATGCGAGGAGGCTCCTGCCCCGGTACGCCGACCTCGGCATCGAAGCGGTGGAACAGCCCGTCGCCCCCGGAGACCCCGAAGCCCTCGCCCGGCTCGCGGCCCGCTCACCCCTGCCCGTCATCGCCGACGAGGACGCCGTCACGCACGAGGACGCCCGCCGCCTCGCCGGACGGGTCCACGGAATCAACGTCAAGCTCGCCAAGTGCGGCGGCGTGCACGCCGCTCTGCGCATCGCCGCGCTGATCGAGGGCAGCGGCACCGACCTCATGCTCGGCTGCCTCACCGCCAGCACCCTGGGAATCGCGCCCGCCGTCCACATAGCCGACCGCGCCCGCTGGGCCGATCTCGACGGGCACCTCCTGCTCGCCCACGACCCGTGGACGGGCATCGGCGGCGACGACGGCTCCGTCCGGGCCACCGGGCTGCCCGGCCTCGGCGTACGGCCCCACGACGACACCCGGACGTGGAGCGAGGCCTCATGAGGATCCTGCACGAGATACGCGGCCTCCCCCTCGCGATCCGGCTGCTCCTGGTCAACCAACTCGGCGTCACCACCGGCTTCTACCTGCTCATCCCCTACCTCGCCACCCACCTGGGCGACGACCTGGGCCTGTCCGCGGCCACCGTCGGTGTCGTCCTCGGCGTACGCACGCTCAGCCAGCAGGGCCTCTTCCTCCTGGGCGGCTCCGCCGCCGACCGGCTCGGGGCCCGCGGCGTCATCATCGCCGGCTGCGCGATACGCACGGCAGGCTTCGCCCTCTTCGCACTCGGCGACGGGCTGCCCGTCCTGCTCGCCGCCTCGGTGCTCAGCGGGGTGGCCGGCGCTCTCTTCAACCCCGCCGTACGCACCTTCCTCGCCCAGGAGTCCGGGGAGCGCAGAGCCGAGGCGTTCGCCCTCTTCAACGTGTTCGCGACCACGGGCGCCCTCGCCGGCCCACTCCTGGGCAGTGCGCTGCTGCTGGTCGACTTCCGTGCCGCCGCCCTCACCGCCGCGGGCATCTTCGCCCTCCTCACCTGCGCCCAGGCCCTGGTGCTTCCCGCCGGGGACGCGGTTCCGGCCACCGGCAGCGTGACCTCCGACTGGCGGGAGGTCTTCGGAAACCGCCGCTTCCTCGCCTTCGCCCTGGCGATGGTCGGCATGTTCACACTGGAGAGCCAGCTCTATCTGCTACTGCCCGACGGAGCCCGGCAGGCGACCGGCTGGGACGGCGCCGCCGGACTCGTGTTCGTCGTCGGCACCGTCGCGGGGATCACCCTGCAACTGCGCATCACCCGCTCGCTGAAGGCGCGGGGAGCCGGAGGGCGGTGGATCGTCGCGGGGCTCGTCCTGATGGGGCTGGCCTTCGTGCCCCCGATGCTCGTCACCACGGCGGGCCCCGGCGACGGCGCCCCCGGGCCGGTCCTGCGCGTGCTGCCCGTACTGGCGGGAGCGCTGCTGCTCCACCTGGGCGTCATGACCGCGCAGCCCTTCGTGATGGAACTGATCCCCGCCTTCGGCAGGCCCGCCCTGACGGGGACGTACTTCGGTGTCTTCTACGCCGTCTCCGGTATCGCGGCGGCCCTCGGCAACACGGCCGTCGGCTGGACCATGGACATCGCCGGTGAGAGCGGGGCGGACAGCACGCTCCGCGCGCTGCTCCCCTGGGTCTGCTGCCTGACCACCGGACTCGACTCCGCCGCCGGGGTGGCCTGGCTGCACCGCGCCGGAACCCTCCCGCGAACCCGGCGCGCACCCGTGGCGGTGACGGCATGAAACCCCGGACGGACAACCTGCTCACCGACCGGCCGGAGCTCTACGAGGCGAGGTTCCCCGACCCCGAACGCCTCGCCGGACGCTGGGCGGAGGACCTCCTGCGACGGTACGGCGCCGGCCCCACCGTGCTCGACCTGGGCTGCGGAACCGGCCGCGACGCCGCATGGCTCCACGACGCCGGACGCCGGGTCACCGCCGCCGACCTCTCGCCCGCCATGCTCGCCCATGCCCGCGCGCGCCACCCCGGACCGGACTACGTCCGCGCCGACCTCCGCGGTTTCGACCTCGGTGCACGTGCCTTCGACGCCGTGGTCTGCCTCGACAGTTCGCTGCTGTACTGCCACACGAACGGGCAGCTCGACGGCTGCCTGGCCTCCTGCCGCCGCGCCCTGGCTCCCGGCGGTCTGCTGATCGCGGAGATCCGCAACGGCGCGTACTTCCTGGGCCGCGACGAGCCTCCCGCCGTGCCCGCGGTCTCCCGCTTCACCCGGCTCGGCACCACCTACACCTCGACCACCGCACTGCGCGTCGACCGCGCCGCCCAGCTGCTGCGGCGCAGACGTGACTGGACCACCGACGACGGCGCCCCGCCCGTCGAGGAGCACTCCGCGTGGCGGCTGCTCCTGCCGCAGGAACTGCGGCACTTCCTCGACCTCCACGGCTTCGAGGTCCTCGCCCTGCACGACGGACCCGGCCCCCGCACCGAGCCGCCCTGGCGGCCCGGCGACGAACCGGGCAGCACCGCCGACGGTGACCGGCTCCACCTCGTCGCCAGAAAGCAGGGGAACCCCGTGCCACCGGGCTCACCCGTGCCACCGGCTGTACCCGCGCCCCCGCACCCACCCGCGACGTCCGGGCAGCCCTCGACGTATGGCGAACCCGCGGAGGCCGGGGCACCCCCGGCCTCCGGAAGGCCAGGCCCGCGCCCCTCCCGTGCCCCGGCGACCGGGACACCCCTCACACCGCCCACAGAACCCGCAACAGGAGAACAGCCATGAGCACACCGGCAGACGGACACCCCACCTTCCCCGGCCTGCACCGCCGCGGCCTCCTCGCCGCAGCCGGGGGAGCGGCCGGTCTCGGCGCACTGGCACTCGCCGGATGTTCCGGGCCGGGTGCCGCCGGACCGGGGACGGGCAAGGGCGCCGGCATCCCCCGGCGCGGCGGACGGCTCCGGGCCGCCTTCGCCGGCGGCGGCGCGAGCGAGACCCTCGACCCCCACCTGGGCAACCTCTTCGCGGACGCGGCCCGGGGCAAGGCGCTCTTCGACAAGCTCGCCGACTACGGCGCCGACCTCTCCGCCGTGCCCAGGCTCGCCGAGACCTGGGAGCCCAACAGCGCCCTCGACCGCTGGTCGGTGACCCTGCGCCCGGCGGAGTTCCATGACGGAAAGGCGCTCACCGCGGCCGACGTCCTGTACAGCTACCGCCGGATGGCCGACCCGCGCAAGGCGTTCCGGGCCCGGGCCTCCCTGGAACCCGTCGACCTGACCGCCAGCCGTGCGACGGGGGAGCGGACCGTCGAGTTCGTACTCAAGCGACCGACGGCCGAGTTCCCCAACGTGATGGCCGCGTTCGGCACCTTCGTCGTCCAGGAAGGAGCCACCGACTTCGACCGGAAGCCCGTCGGTACGGGGCCCTTCCGCCTCGTCTCGTTCGCGCCCGGCCGGTCCACCCTCCTGCGGCGCAACGACACCCACTGGGACGGCGCCCCGCACCTGGACGAGCTCGAACTCCTCGTGGCCAACGAGGAATCCGCCCGGATCAACGCCCTCCTGGGCGGCCAGATCGAATACGCCCACGAGCTCGCCCCGGCCACCGGCCGCGCCCACGAGAGGTCGGGAGCCATCGACATCGTCAGGCTGCGCAACAGCGCCATGCAGGCATTCGCCATGAAGACCGACCGTCCGCCCTTCGACGATCCGCGGATCCGCGAGGCCTTCTTCCACATCGCCGGCCGCCGGGAACTCGTGGACGGGGCACTGTCAGGTGCGGGGGAGGTGGGCAACGACCTCTTCGGCCGGGGGTACGAGTACTACGCGGACGAACTCCCGCAGCGCGAACAGGACATCGGACGGGCGCGCCACCTCCTGAAGCGGGCGGGCGCGGAAGGCCTGGAGGTCACGCTCGACACCTCCGCCGTCGCCGCCGGCTTCACCGAGGCCGCCGGAATCCTCCGCGACCAGGCAGCCGGGGCAGGCGTCGCCGTCACCGTGCGGACGGGCAGCAAGGACTCCTACTGGAAGGACGTCCTGGACTCGGGAACCCTGTGCTGCTACCGGTCCGGAGCCATGCCGATCGAGACCCACATCTCCCAGCGGCTGCTCACCGACTCCACCACCAATGCCACCAAGTGGCACGACGCGGCCTTCGACGCCCTCTACCGGCAGGCCCAGTCGACGAAGGACGAAGCCGGCCGGGCCGCACTCTACGGCCGGATGCAGCGCCGGCTGCACGCCGAGGGCGGCTTCCTCGTGTGGGGCTTCGGCGACTGGATCCTCGGCACCTCGCGCACCCTGCACGGCGTGGCGCGGGAAGCACCCGCCAACACCCTGGACTGGGCCCGCTTCGACAAGGTCTGGCTGGCGTGAACGGACTGCGCTCCTGGGTCGCCCGCCGTCTGCTCCTCGGAGTCCTGCAGACGGCGGCGGTCGTGCTGCTGGTCTTCGCACTCACCGAGGCCCTGCCGGGCGACGCGGCCGTCGCCTTCGCCGGGGACCAGCCCGACCCGCAGCGCATCGCGGCCGTCAGTGAGGTGATGGGGCTGGACAGGCCCGCCCACGAGCGGCTCGGCGACTGGGTGCTCGGCCTGCTGCACGGAGACCTCGGCACCTCGCTCATCTCCGGTCGGCCCGTGGCCGGTTTCCTCGCCGACGGGTACGCCCCCACGCTCCTCCTCGCCGTGGTCACCGTGGCGCTTCTCGTTCCCGTCGGCGTAGGCCTCGGCGTCCTCGCGGCCCGCCACGAAGGGCGGTGCACCGACCGTGTGATCAGCTCGGCCACCCTCGGCGTCTACGCCGTGCCCGAGTTCGCCCTCGGTGTTCTGCTGGTGGGCGTGTTCGCGCTGCGGCTCGGCTGGCTCCCGCCGACGGCCCTCGGCCACGGTCCCGTAGCGCTCACCCGGCCCGAGGTGTTCGTGCTGCCCGTCCTGGTGCTGCTGGCCCGGCCGGTCTGCTCGCTCGCACGCCTGGTCAGGGCGGGCATGATCGAGGCCCTGGCCGCCCCGTACACCGCCCAGGCGGAGCGGTACGCGATCGCCGGCGCCCGCGTCCGCTACGCCCACGCCCTGCCCAACGCCCTCGCCCCGGCCGCCCAGCAGCTCGCCCGGACGGTGGACTGGCTGCTGTGCGGTGTCGTCGTCGTGGAGGCCCTGTTCGTGATCCCGGGGCTCGGCACCGTCCTCATGAACGCCGTGGCCGACCGGGACGTCCCCGTCGTCCAGGGCCTCGCGGTCGTGTTCGGTCTTGCCGCCGTCCTGCTCAACCTCGGCGCCGACCTGGTCACCCACCGGTTCGCGCCGCGCTCGGCGGTGGCGGCGTGAAGCGGCTCGCCGGACACGGTGCGGGCGCGGTCCTGGTCGCCGTCCCCCTCGGCCTCGCGCTCGCGGGCCCCCTCCTCGCCGGGGAACCCGCGGCCCGGTCGGCCTCCTTCACCCTCGGCGCGGGCCATCCGCTCGGCACCGACTTCGTCGGACGGGACGTCCTGCGGCAGGTGCTGCTCGGCGGCCGGTCCGTGGTCCTGGTCGCCCTGGCCGCGACCGCGCTCGCGTATCTCGTCGCGCTGCCGCTCGGCCTGATCAGCGCGCTCACCCACCGCCGGTGGCTGGAGGAACTGCTCATGCGGCCGCTGGACGTCGTCCTCGCCGTGCCGTCGCTGCTGATGATCCTGCTGGTGGCCACCGCGTTCCCGCCGGGCGCGTCCGGGGTCGTACTGCTGGTGGCCCTCGTGTCCGTCCCCGACGCCGCACGGATCGTGCGCGCGGCCGCGGCCGAGGCGGCCTCCGGCCCGGCCGTCGAGGCCCTGCGCATGCAGGGGGAGAGCTGGTGGCGCATCGCGGTCGGTCACGTCGGGCGGTCCGCCCTGCGCACCCTGGCGGCCGACGCCGGGACCAGACTCACCGGAGCGCTCCACATGGTGGCGACGGCCGCCTTCCTGGGAATCGGAGTCGCCTCGGACGCCTCCGACTGGGCCGTGATGGTCGATCGCAACCGTCCCGGACTGCTCATCCAGCCATGGGCGGTCGTCGTGCCCGCCCTGCTCGTCGTCGCCCTGACCGTGGGCGCCAACCTGCTCGTCGACGCCTCCACGCAGAACCGTCCCCCGCACAGGAAGCCCCGTCGCCCATGAGCCAGGACCGCCCCACGAGCCGGAACCGCCCCACGGACCGGGACCACCCCGTGGACCACGACCACGCGCTCGCCACCGTCACGGACCTGACCGTCGAGGTCGGCACGAAGGTGCTCCTCGACCGGGTCTCGCTCCGGCTCACGGCCGGCACCGTCACCGCACTCGTCGGAGCGTCCGGCAGCGGGAAGACGACGACCGGACTCGCCCTGCTGGGGGAGTACCCGCCCGGTGCCCGGGTGACGGGGGAGGTGTCGGTCGACGGAGGTGTGGTCGGGTACGTCCCCCAGCATCCGGCCGCCGTCCTCAACCCGGTCCGCCGCACCGGCGCCCTCCTGTACGACGTGGCCCGGCAGCAGGTGCGGCAACTGCCACGCCCGCGGCGTCGCGCCGCCGCGAGGCAGCGCGTCGGCGCGGCCCTCGCCGACGCCCAGATCACCGGCGGCGAGACTCTGCTGAGGCGCCATCCGCACCAGTTGTCGGGCGGTCAGCAGCAGCGGGTCGTCCTGGCGCAGGCGCTGCTGGCCGGCGCCCGGATCCTGGTGGCCGACGAACCCACCACGGGGCAGGACGCGCTGACCAGGCGCCGTGTCGTCGGCCGGCTGCGCGCGCTCGCGACCAGGGGCATCGCCGTCCTGCTCCTGAGCCACGACCTCGACGTCGTACGCGAACTCGCCGACGAGGTGGTGGTCATGCGCGGCGGCCGCGTCGTGGAACAGGGGGCCGCCCACCGGGTGCTCGACGCGCCGGCCCGTCCGTGGACCCGGGAACTGCTCGCGGAGCCGGGGACGGAGACGTGCGCAGGTTCCCGCCCCAGCGGTCAAGTGGTGCTGTCCGTGACGGACCTGGTGGCGCATCACCGGGTCCACGGGACCCGTGAGCGGGTGCTGGACATCGGCGGCCTGAGCCTGCGGGCCGGTGAGTTCCTGG is drawn from Streptomyces sp. NBC_00178 and contains these coding sequences:
- a CDS encoding PLP-dependent cysteine synthase family protein, producing the protein MTTAFLPALAPNRELLALIGRTPLARITTALPRRHPGFWAKLEGHAVGGMKARAAVSMLLGAEERGELLPGAPVVESTSGTLGIGLAFAGQALGHPVVLVGDTELEPSMRRLLRSHGARLELVDTPAAQGGWQGARLEKLHDLLGRLPGAYWPDQYNNPDNTAGYASLAAELATQLDHLDILVCSVGTGGHSAGIAGPLRRHWPALRLIAVDSTGSTIFGQAAAPRLMRGLGSSIHPRNVAHRVFDEVHWIGPAEAVDTCRRLARGNFVSGGWSTGAVARVAAWAAASHPGAAVATVFPDGPHRYLGSVYDDDFTAAHHLDPRLAAGEPVDIPHPRAAHAGGWARCTTVTDPSAGHPGGQP
- a CDS encoding enolase C-terminal domain-like protein — protein: MKLTQRTVRLTLTEPLRISRSTMAARDAVWLTVEHDGLRGHGEAVTSRFYGLDTPTLQRLAARTGERLARFAGPETALHALRTGELGPTGTPAAVTAATEAALLDLVGKRAATAVHRFLGSSVPPRAATARTISITSPGRAAAQARRLADAGFSVLKIKAGDPDHEADLDRVRAVRAAAPAARLLLDPNGAWTVGHARRLLPRYADLGIEAVEQPVAPGDPEALARLAARSPLPVIADEDAVTHEDARRLAGRVHGINVKLAKCGGVHAALRIAALIEGSGTDLMLGCLTASTLGIAPAVHIADRARWADLDGHLLLAHDPWTGIGGDDGSVRATGLPGLGVRPHDDTRTWSEAS
- a CDS encoding MFS transporter produces the protein MRILHEIRGLPLAIRLLLVNQLGVTTGFYLLIPYLATHLGDDLGLSAATVGVVLGVRTLSQQGLFLLGGSAADRLGARGVIIAGCAIRTAGFALFALGDGLPVLLAASVLSGVAGALFNPAVRTFLAQESGERRAEAFALFNVFATTGALAGPLLGSALLLVDFRAAALTAAGIFALLTCAQALVLPAGDAVPATGSVTSDWREVFGNRRFLAFALAMVGMFTLESQLYLLLPDGARQATGWDGAAGLVFVVGTVAGITLQLRITRSLKARGAGGRWIVAGLVLMGLAFVPPMLVTTAGPGDGAPGPVLRVLPVLAGALLLHLGVMTAQPFVMELIPAFGRPALTGTYFGVFYAVSGIAAALGNTAVGWTMDIAGESGADSTLRALLPWVCCLTTGLDSAAGVAWLHRAGTLPRTRRAPVAVTA
- a CDS encoding ABC transporter substrate-binding protein, whose translation is MSTPADGHPTFPGLHRRGLLAAAGGAAGLGALALAGCSGPGAAGPGTGKGAGIPRRGGRLRAAFAGGGASETLDPHLGNLFADAARGKALFDKLADYGADLSAVPRLAETWEPNSALDRWSVTLRPAEFHDGKALTAADVLYSYRRMADPRKAFRARASLEPVDLTASRATGERTVEFVLKRPTAEFPNVMAAFGTFVVQEGATDFDRKPVGTGPFRLVSFAPGRSTLLRRNDTHWDGAPHLDELELLVANEESARINALLGGQIEYAHELAPATGRAHERSGAIDIVRLRNSAMQAFAMKTDRPPFDDPRIREAFFHIAGRRELVDGALSGAGEVGNDLFGRGYEYYADELPQREQDIGRARHLLKRAGAEGLEVTLDTSAVAAGFTEAAGILRDQAAGAGVAVTVRTGSKDSYWKDVLDSGTLCCYRSGAMPIETHISQRLLTDSTTNATKWHDAAFDALYRQAQSTKDEAGRAALYGRMQRRLHAEGGFLVWGFGDWILGTSRTLHGVAREAPANTLDWARFDKVWLA
- a CDS encoding ABC transporter permease, yielding MNGLRSWVARRLLLGVLQTAAVVLLVFALTEALPGDAAVAFAGDQPDPQRIAAVSEVMGLDRPAHERLGDWVLGLLHGDLGTSLISGRPVAGFLADGYAPTLLLAVVTVALLVPVGVGLGVLAARHEGRCTDRVISSATLGVYAVPEFALGVLLVGVFALRLGWLPPTALGHGPVALTRPEVFVLPVLVLLARPVCSLARLVRAGMIEALAAPYTAQAERYAIAGARVRYAHALPNALAPAAQQLARTVDWLLCGVVVVEALFVIPGLGTVLMNAVADRDVPVVQGLAVVFGLAAVLLNLGADLVTHRFAPRSAVAA
- a CDS encoding ABC transporter permease subunit — encoded protein: MKRLAGHGAGAVLVAVPLGLALAGPLLAGEPAARSASFTLGAGHPLGTDFVGRDVLRQVLLGGRSVVLVALAATALAYLVALPLGLISALTHRRWLEELLMRPLDVVLAVPSLLMILLVATAFPPGASGVVLLVALVSVPDAARIVRAAAAEAASGPAVEALRMQGESWWRIAVGHVGRSALRTLAADAGTRLTGALHMVATAAFLGIGVASDASDWAVMVDRNRPGLLIQPWAVVVPALLVVALTVGANLLVDASTQNRPPHRKPRRP
- a CDS encoding ABC transporter ATP-binding protein is translated as MSQDRPTSRNRPTDRDHPVDHDHALATVTDLTVEVGTKVLLDRVSLRLTAGTVTALVGASGSGKTTTGLALLGEYPPGARVTGEVSVDGGVVGYVPQHPAAVLNPVRRTGALLYDVARQQVRQLPRPRRRAAARQRVGAALADAQITGGETLLRRHPHQLSGGQQQRVVLAQALLAGARILVADEPTTGQDALTRRRVVGRLRALATRGIAVLLLSHDLDVVRELADEVVVMRGGRVVEQGAAHRVLDAPARPWTRELLAEPGTETCAGSRPSGQVVLSVTDLVAHHRVHGTRERVLDIGGLSLRAGEFLAVVGRSGSGKTTLARCLAGLHRDHSGRLRLEGAHLPHGVRERDREQIAAVQYVFQDARAAFDGHRSVLDQVARTAVRLRGTGRVEAAAEAGRTLAGLGLDEAAVRRAPGGLSGGELQRAALARALLARPRVLICDEITSGLDPVARRSLLDLLAGIARDGDGPGIVLITHDLGTAARAARIVVMDGGKVVEEGPREQILTAPRHPFTVALLEAASTLGAAARP